A region from the Enterobacter roggenkampii genome encodes:
- a CDS encoding sugar kinase produces MHKTLDVITIGEAMAMFVATETGELSAVEHFIKRVAGAELNVATGLARLGLNVGWVSRVGDDSFGHFVLDSLKKEGIDAAGVTLDGRFPTGFQLKSKVENGTDPIVEYFRKGSAASHLSVADYHADYFASARHLHLSGVAAALSASSYELLDHAATTMKAQGKTLSFDPNLRPVLWKSEAEMVEKLNRLAFRADWVLPGLKEGMILTGESTPEGIADFYLNKGVKAVVLKTGADGAWFKTANGEQGAVAAVKVENVVDTVGAGDGFAVGVISALLEGKTLPQAVARGNKIGSLAIQVQGDSEGLPTRAQLGV; encoded by the coding sequence ATGCACAAGACGCTGGATGTCATCACGATCGGCGAGGCCATGGCCATGTTTGTCGCCACCGAAACGGGCGAGCTGAGTGCGGTGGAGCACTTTATCAAACGCGTCGCAGGCGCTGAACTCAACGTCGCGACCGGCCTGGCGCGTCTCGGCCTGAACGTGGGCTGGGTCAGCCGCGTGGGGGATGACAGCTTTGGCCATTTCGTTCTCGATTCGCTGAAAAAAGAGGGGATTGATGCTGCAGGGGTCACCCTCGACGGACGCTTCCCTACCGGCTTTCAGCTTAAATCCAAGGTCGAAAATGGAACCGATCCCATCGTGGAGTATTTCCGCAAAGGCTCGGCTGCAAGCCACCTTTCTGTCGCGGATTACCACGCCGATTACTTTGCCTCCGCACGCCATCTGCACCTGAGCGGCGTAGCCGCGGCACTCTCTGCCAGCTCGTATGAGCTGCTGGATCATGCCGCGACCACCATGAAAGCCCAGGGGAAAACCCTATCGTTCGACCCCAACCTGCGTCCGGTGCTGTGGAAAAGCGAAGCGGAAATGGTGGAGAAACTGAACCGTCTGGCGTTCCGGGCGGACTGGGTTCTGCCAGGCCTGAAAGAAGGGATGATTCTGACCGGCGAAAGCACGCCGGAAGGCATCGCCGACTTCTACCTGAATAAAGGGGTAAAAGCGGTGGTGCTGAAGACCGGTGCCGATGGCGCGTGGTTTAAAACGGCCAACGGCGAGCAGGGCGCGGTCGCGGCAGTGAAGGTCGAGAACGTCGTCGACACCGTCGGCGCAGGTGACGGCTTTGCCGTGGGCGTGATTAGCGCCCTGCTGGAAGGTAAAACGCTGCCGCAGGCCGTCGCGCGAGGCAACAAGATTGGCTCGCTGGCCATTCAGGTGCAGGGCGACAGCGAAGGATTACCAACGCGAGCACAGCTCGGCGTTTAA